The following are from one region of the Methanococcoides methylutens genome:
- a CDS encoding uracil-DNA glycosylase, whose product MSSEWKTLEDVEKNIFECTACPLSETVINKVVRKGSDKPKVLFIGEAPGKNEDETGVPFCGRAGKILDELIDYAGLEDRDWAVINTIKCRPPKNRNPNKKELEACKPFLNRQIELLDPKAIILLGNTAEKAFCPDRKLEWGIPEEINERIVLKLYHPAALIYTRSRIESQNAYIDQNKHLFE is encoded by the coding sequence ATGAGCTCTGAATGGAAAACACTCGAGGATGTTGAAAAGAATATCTTTGAATGTACGGCATGTCCGCTTTCTGAGACAGTAATCAATAAGGTCGTCCGCAAGGGATCGGATAAACCTAAAGTACTATTTATCGGAGAAGCCCCTGGGAAAAATGAAGATGAGACAGGAGTTCCTTTTTGCGGACGTGCAGGGAAGATACTGGACGAACTTATTGACTATGCCGGACTTGAGGATCGCGATTGGGCAGTCATCAATACCATCAAGTGCAGGCCTCCAAAAAACCGCAATCCTAACAAGAAAGAACTTGAAGCTTGTAAACCATTCCTGAACAGGCAGATAGAACTGCTTGATCCCAAGGCAATCATTCTACTTGGCAATACTGCAGAAAAGGCCTTTTGTCCGGATCGTAAGTTAGAATGGGGAATACCGGAAGAGATCAATGAAAGAATAGTTCTCAAACTGTACCACCCAGCTGCTTTGATATATACGCGATCGAGGATAGAGAGCCAGAACGCATAC
- a CDS encoding KEOPS complex subunit Pcc1, producing MKISTTIKFNSPDAPDIARKVALSLKPDNLTNMETMIGKEQASINIRTEKISSMIATVDDLLMNAKIAEDIIKEVEDENEL from the coding sequence ATGAAGATATCCACGACGATCAAGTTCAACAGCCCCGATGCACCTGATATTGCAAGGAAAGTTGCACTTTCACTAAAACCTGACAATCTTACCAACATGGAAACAATGATAGGAAAAGAACAGGCATCCATAAACATAAGAACAGAGAAGATATCATCCATGATCGCGACTGTGGACGATCTACTCATGAACGCAAAGATCGCCGAGGATATCATAAAGGAAGTGGAGGATGAAAATGAGCTCTGA
- a CDS encoding DHH family phosphoesterase, with protein sequence MIEMQNLIELAKQIASIIEEYEHARVISHNDADGISSAAIICQALLRKGIPYHLTIIGRLDETIAEMVNETTSDDDIVIFCDMGSGQSEIIEKVEQDVIVIDHHKPVGDSPAKAMINPHMVGIDGAVHLCAATTTYLVAKALDEENIDLAGLAIAGAVGDKQLFETANKVILDEAVEAGIVSVKKGLKVGGGDVADILENTPEPYLEITGEREKIDQFLKMLDIHGNIDSLDTEQLQKLTSTIALKLTKTASPEAIDAAIGDVYILNREVVRNAYDLVAIMNTCGKQKVPGLAIALCMKDESALEEAQDITLKSQKAIIADIKKAEELLQKGKNIYYLSGKELESTGMVASTIIRYVHPDMPFIAINEVEGVIKISGRGSRELVEKGLDLAYAMRTAASSVGGDGGGHSVASGASIPLGKTEEFIALVNDIVGEQLS encoded by the coding sequence TTGATAGAAATGCAGAATTTAATAGAACTTGCAAAACAGATAGCTTCCATCATTGAAGAATATGAACATGCACGTGTAATCTCTCATAATGATGCAGACGGCATATCTTCAGCCGCAATCATCTGTCAGGCACTGCTCAGAAAAGGGATACCATACCATCTGACGATCATTGGACGTCTGGATGAAACCATTGCAGAGATGGTAAATGAAACTACTTCTGATGATGATATTGTGATATTCTGCGACATGGGTAGCGGGCAATCAGAGATAATAGAAAAGGTCGAACAAGATGTGATCGTGATCGACCACCACAAGCCAGTCGGAGATTCACCAGCTAAAGCCATGATAAACCCACATATGGTCGGAATTGACGGAGCAGTACACCTGTGTGCGGCCACTACAACATACCTCGTTGCAAAGGCTCTGGATGAAGAGAATATTGACCTTGCAGGACTTGCTATCGCAGGTGCCGTTGGAGATAAACAACTGTTCGAAACTGCGAACAAGGTCATACTGGATGAAGCTGTTGAAGCCGGGATCGTTTCTGTCAAAAAGGGACTGAAAGTGGGCGGCGGCGATGTTGCGGACATACTGGAGAACACACCGGAACCCTACTTAGAGATTACAGGCGAACGTGAGAAGATCGATCAGTTCCTGAAAATGCTTGACATACACGGCAACATTGATTCACTTGATACTGAACAACTGCAAAAACTCACTTCCACAATTGCATTAAAACTTACAAAAACCGCCAGTCCCGAAGCCATTGATGCTGCTATCGGTGATGTATATATACTGAACAGAGAGGTTGTCAGGAATGCCTACGATCTTGTAGCCATCATGAACACCTGCGGTAAACAAAAAGTTCCCGGACTTGCCATTGCACTTTGTATGAAGGACGAGTCAGCACTGGAAGAAGCACAGGACATAACTCTCAAAAGCCAGAAGGCTATCATCGCAGACATTAAGAAAGCAGAAGAGCTCTTGCAAAAGGGTAAGAACATCTACTACCTGAGTGGAAAGGAACTTGAATCCACAGGAATGGTAGCCAGTACAATTATAAGATACGTACATCCGGACATGCCATTCATCGCAATTAACGAAGTCGAAGGCGTTATCAAGATATCCGGGAGAGGAAGCCGTGAACTGGTCGAAAAAGGACTTGACCTTGCCTATGCAATGCGAACTGCAGCATCATCTGTTGGCGGGGATGGCGGAGGGCACAGTGTAGCTTCCGGTGCATCAATACCACTTGGAAAAACAGAGGAATTCATTGCGCTTGTCAATGACATTGTCGGAGAACAGCTGAGCTAA
- the glmU gene encoding bifunctional sugar-1-phosphate nucleotidylyltransferase/acetyltransferase, protein MKAVVLAAGEGTRMRPLTSKIPKVMLPIANKPMLEHIVDAAIKAGIEGFVFITGYNEERISEYFGSGEERGITIDYVHQKEQLGTANAIGCAKEYVKDKFIVLNGDVLVSSSHIRRMTERKEDAVITVKHVENPSDFGVIETSGDNVSRIIEKPENPPTDLANAGIYLFRESIFELIENTPLSPREEYEITDSLQMLIDSDANVGYEVLEEEWIDIGRPWDLLDANAVLLEEMKPVRSGLVEPNATLIGDVSVGEGTLIRNGAYIIGPVVIGKDCDIGPNCFIRPSTTIGNRVHIGNAVEVKNCIIMDDTKIGHLTYIGDSIIGRKCNFGAGTKVANLRHDGRNIKVNIKGKRTDSGRRKLGVIMGDDVHTGINTSINVGTVMKSGSFTKPGEVVR, encoded by the coding sequence ATGAAAGCGGTAGTACTTGCAGCCGGAGAAGGTACCCGGATGCGACCATTGACATCCAAAATTCCTAAGGTTATGCTTCCGATAGCCAACAAACCGATGCTTGAACATATAGTTGATGCAGCAATAAAAGCAGGTATTGAAGGATTCGTGTTCATTACAGGTTACAATGAAGAAAGAATCAGTGAATACTTTGGCAGTGGAGAGGAACGAGGTATTACTATTGACTACGTTCACCAGAAAGAACAGCTTGGTACAGCCAATGCCATTGGATGTGCAAAAGAATACGTCAAAGACAAGTTTATCGTACTCAATGGAGATGTTCTTGTCAGTTCATCACACATTAGGAGGATGACCGAAAGAAAAGAGGATGCGGTCATCACGGTCAAACATGTGGAAAATCCTTCGGATTTCGGTGTCATCGAGACCAGCGGTGATAACGTTTCCAGAATAATAGAAAAACCTGAAAACCCACCTACAGACCTTGCCAATGCAGGAATATACCTATTCAGAGAATCTATTTTTGAACTTATCGAAAATACCCCACTGTCACCAAGAGAAGAATACGAGATCACGGATTCACTTCAGATGCTAATAGATAGCGATGCCAATGTTGGTTATGAGGTCCTGGAAGAAGAATGGATAGACATCGGCAGACCGTGGGACCTCCTCGATGCTAATGCAGTTCTGTTAGAAGAGATGAAGCCGGTGAGATCAGGTCTTGTAGAACCTAATGCCACCCTAATAGGCGATGTGAGTGTGGGAGAAGGAACCCTCATACGCAACGGGGCATATATAATCGGACCTGTGGTGATAGGAAAAGATTGCGACATAGGACCTAATTGTTTCATACGACCCTCAACAACTATCGGGAACAGGGTTCATATTGGAAATGCCGTTGAAGTTAAGAACTGCATCATAATGGATGATACGAAGATCGGACACCTGACCTACATAGGGGATAGTATTATAGGACGAAAGTGCAATTTCGGTGCCGGAACAAAAGTTGCCAACCTCAGACATGATGGCAGGAACATAAAGGTCAATATCAAGGGAAAGAGGACCGATTCAGGAAGAAGGAAGCTTGGCGTCATCATGGGCGACGATGTCCACACCGGAATAAACACCAGCATAAACGTAGGAACGGTCATGAAAAGTGGAAGCTTTACGAAACCCGGAGAGGTTGTCAGGTGA